A segment of the Candidatus Binatia bacterium genome:
CTTGCGACTCGACCACTTGTCCGACTTGGAGAACCTCAGACGGGTGGTTGACGCGGCCGTATCCCAGCTCGCTGATGTGGATCAGCCCTTCGACGCCGCCGAGGTCGACGAAGGCACCGAATTCGCGGATGTTCGTCACCGTCCCCTGCACGACCGCACCGACGTGTAGCTTCTCCCAGGTCTGCGCCGCTTGCACCGCAGCATCTTCCTCGAGCAGCTCGCGGCGGGAAACGACGACGTTGCGGCCACCGGACTCGATCTTGTTGACGCGGAACAGAAAGCGTTGGCCGATATACTGCGCCGCGGGGACACGCTCGCCCGGCCGGCGCCGGTCAATCTGTGAGCCGGGACAAAAGGCGCGTACGCCGCCGATCTGCACCTCGAAGCCGCCTTTGTTCTCACCCGTCACCAGGCCTTCTATGGGAATACGATGCGCCATCGCCTGTTCGAGCTCCGCGGGTATATGGCCGCCCCGACCGAGCGTGCGCTTGAGGACGATGGCGCCGGATTCGCTTCCATCATCGAGGACGGTGGCTTCCAGCTGATCACCGATAGCGAGCGTCAGTGCACCGCTTGCCGGATCGCGGAACTCGGCGAGGTCGATGGTCGCCTCCCCTTTGCCCCCGATCGCCACGAAGGCGGTGGCCTGCCCGATCGCCATCACGCGCCCGCGCACGAGCTCCCCGACCGTGATCTGCTGCCGTTGCGCCCCGGCTGCCTCACTGGCGGCGAACAGCGCCGCGAAGTCATTCTCAGCTGAAGTGGAATTCCGTTCGTCGTTTTCAGGCATGGCCCAACCATAGCAAGCAATCACCGCGGCTACCACGCGTCAGCGGCGAAAGGTCAACAGTTTTCGTAGACTCTGTATCCTTCGCGGGAAAAAGTCTTCCGCCGTCAGAACGGATCGGGGCTGGCTGGAAGATCGGTGTGGCCCATCAAGAACTGGTCGACACCGCGGGCGCACTCGCGTCCCTCCCAGATGGCCCACACGACCAGCGACTGGCCGCGGCGCATGTCGCCGCAGGAGAATACGCTGGGAACACTGGTCATCCAGCTCTTGTCCACCGCGACGTTGCCGCGCTCATTCAGCTGCACACCCAGGTCGGCAAGCATGCCGTTGCGTTCGGGGCCAAGAAATCCCAGGGCCAGCAAGACCAGGTCGGCATCCAGCTCGAATTCGCCGCCGGAAACCTCGCGCATGACGGGGCGGCCGTTGTCGCCTTTGAGCCACTCCAAGCGCACCGCGTGAAGCTTCTTGACGTTGCCGTGCTCATCACCCGAGAAGTGCTTGGTGTTGATGCTCCAGTCTCGCGCTACACCTTCTTCGTGCGACGACGAGGTACGCAAGGTCATGGGCCAATAGGGCCACGGCGCCACATCCTCGGTGCGTGTGCCGGGCGGCTGCGGCAACAACTCGAACTGGTGGACCGATAACGCGCCCTGACGATTCGACGTCCCGACGCAGTCCGAACCGGTATCGCCACCACCGAGCACGACAACCCGCTTGCCCTTGGCGGTGATTTGATTCGGTACCGCATCACCTGCCGCCACTTTGTTCTGCTGCGGCAAGAACTCCATGGCGAAGTGGATGCCCTTCAACTCGCGCCCGGGAACTCGCAGGTCACGCGATGCGGTGGAGCCGCCCGCCAGCACGATGGCATCGTGCTCGGCGCGCAGGCGATCGACGGGGTACTCGACACCGACGTTGGTGCTCGGCCGGAAGGTCACGCCCTCCCCTGCCATCTGCTCGAGGCGGCGGTCGACCATCCTCTTCTCGAGCTTGAAGTCGGGAATGCCGTAGCGCAGCAAGCCACCTATGCGGTCGGCACGCTCGAACACGGTCACCCAGTGGCCCGCACGGATCAACTGCTGGGCGCACGCCAGACCCGCTGGACCCGACCCGACGACGGCGACTTTCTTACCCGTGCGCCGCGGCGGAACCTGAGGGCCCACCCAGCCCTCTTTGAACGCGTGCTCGATGATCTGTTTTTCGATCTGCTTGATGGTGACCGGATCGTTGTTGATGCTGAGGACGCAGGCCTCCTCACAAG
Coding sequences within it:
- a CDS encoding S1 RNA-binding domain-containing protein: MPENDERNSTSAENDFAALFAASEAAGAQRQQITVGELVRGRVMAIGQATAFVAIGGKGEATIDLAEFRDPASGALTLAIGDQLEATVLDDGSESGAIVLKRTLGRGGHIPAELEQAMAHRIPIEGLVTGENKGGFEVQIGGVRAFCPGSQIDRRRPGERVPAAQYIGQRFLFRVNKIESGGRNVVVSRRELLEEDAAVQAAQTWEKLHVGAVVQGTVTNIREFGAFVDLGGVEGLIHISELGYGRVNHPSEVLQVGQVVESQVLKIEEAGTGRRQVGLSMKALAADPWSTVRERFPVGTTVRGTVRRVEAFGAFVEITPGLDGLAHISKLTLDRRLSHARQAVNVGQEVEVTVLAVDPEKRRISLSMIEHAREARDAAVAAERAEEHATVAQANQRQNLGTFADLLAASKKTS
- a CDS encoding glutamate synthase subunit beta, with the protein product MGKISGFLEYERELPPRRPVQERLHDWRELEGKHPEEKLQVQAARCMDCGVPFCHKGCPLGNIIPDWNDLVYRGRWKDAINRLHATNNFPDFTGRICPAPCEEACVLSINNDPVTIKQIEKQIIEHAFKEGWVGPQVPPRRTGKKVAVVGSGPAGLACAQQLIRAGHWVTVFERADRIGGLLRYGIPDFKLEKRMVDRRLEQMAGEGVTFRPSTNVGVEYPVDRLRAEHDAIVLAGGSTASRDLRVPGRELKGIHFAMEFLPQQNKVAAGDAVPNQITAKGKRVVVLGGGDTGSDCVGTSNRQGALSVHQFELLPQPPGTRTEDVAPWPYWPMTLRTSSSHEEGVARDWSINTKHFSGDEHGNVKKLHAVRLEWLKGDNGRPVMREVSGGEFELDADLVLLALGFLGPERNGMLADLGVQLNERGNVAVDKSWMTSVPSVFSCGDMRRGQSLVVWAIWEGRECARGVDQFLMGHTDLPASPDPF